Proteins co-encoded in one Setaria viridis chromosome 9, Setaria_viridis_v4.0, whole genome shotgun sequence genomic window:
- the LOC117837507 gene encoding YTH domain-containing protein ECT4 isoform X1: MAAVTPPPAPAPAAPAPAASAAAATAPAAVPVADQTTDLLQKLSLDSQPKAADATEPAGAKKQGAAASQPLSVSIPPERSITPVLQDFMDPNLFYLPAYYYGGYDGSMNEWDDYPRYLNQDGVEIAPAVYGDIYGYGYAPYGAYSPASSPVPTVDGQMFGAQHYQYPTAYFQPPTPVPSTTQGDLQSSVNPEKPAAKTDPAKTTTNSVPNGTAHSNSGTVPLASSHQNSSLTPDGTYRAPLLGGVPSAGYLDTTYGYDSTGAHFAWYDGSAYANGQQRSTTTNHMPTSTFNANGSSARNQTKSSTAPQMQGMQNRRPTATTGSVTPTYPNRMYPSSRPYTQYGNSIKTGLPYGSNGYDSRLYGRWGLGMDNRYRPRGRANGYYGYGNESQDGTIELNRGPRSGRFKNQKLYGHTVSIAVKGQSLPSGESKNDSALPDRAQFNRDDFPVQYDAAKFFVIKSYSEDDIHKSIKYNVWASTTNGNKKLDAAYQEAQSKGSACPIFLFFSVNTSGQFVGVAEMTGAVDFEKTLEYWQQDKWNGSFSLKWHIVKDVPNNMLKHIILENNENKPVTNSRDTQEIHLEQGLQMLKIFKEHVSKTSILDDFAFYESRQKLMQDKRAKQQQIQKQVWDSRAPVSVTTGELQEVANGKPKPSVPNGVNGEVKAPTENVTAPAVSYAAKVAQTATEKPALANGVAKTG; encoded by the exons ATggccgccgtcacgccgcccccggccccagcgcccgccgcgccggcgccggccgcttcTGCCGCTGCCGCTACGGCTCCTGCAGCCGTCCCTGTCGCGGATC AAACCACGGATCTGCTGCAGAAGCTGTCGCTGGATTCGCAGCCCAAGGCAGCGGATGCCACAGAGCCTGCCGGTGCCAAGAAG CAGGGTGCTGCAGCGAGCCAGCCGCTGAGCGTGTCGATCCCGCCGGAGCGGTCCATCACGCCGGTGCTTCAAGACTTTATGGATCCCAACCTGTTCTATCTGCCAGCGTATTACTATGGAG GCTACGACGGTTCCATGAACGAGTGGGATGATTATCCTAGATATCTAAATCAAGACGGAGTGGAGATTGCCCCA GCAGTATATGGCGATATTTATGGATATGGGTATGCTCCCTATGGTGCATACTCTCCTGCCAGTTCCCCAGTTCCAACAGTTGATGGCCAGATGTTTGGTGCGCAGCATTATCAGTATCCAACTGCGTATTTTCAACCTCCTACACCAGTTCCTTCTACCACTCAAGGCGACCTCCAGTCTTCTGTCAATCCTGAAAAGCCAGCAGCTAAAACCGATCCTGCCAAGACAACAACAAATAGTGTTCCTAATGGTACTGCTCACAGTAACAGTGGAACTGTACCCCTTGCGTCAAGCCACCAAAATTCATCACTGACGCCTGATGGAACTTATAGGGCACCCTTGCTAGGTGGAGTTCCTTCTGCTGGTTACCTGGACACAACTTATGGTTATGACAGCACAGGAGCACACTTTGCATGGTATGATGGCTCTGCTTATGCAAATGGACAGCAAAGATCAACTACAACTAATCATATGCCGACCTCGACTTTCAATGCTAATGGTTCCTCAGCAAGAAATCAGACAAAGAGCTCCACGGCTCCACAGATG CAGGGTATGCAGAATCGAAGACCTACAGCTACAACCGGATCAGTGACACCTACATATCCAAATAGGATGTACCCTAGCTCCCGGCCTTACACCCAGTATGGGAACTCAATAAAAACTGGTCTTCCTTATGGCAGTAACGGTTATGACTCCAGGTTATATGGTCGATGGGGTCTTGGTATGGACAACAGGTACAGGCCCAGGGGTCGTGCTAATGGATACTATGGTTATGGCAATGAGAGTCAGGATGGAACAATTGAGTTAAACAGAGGTCCTAGATCTGGCCGTTTCAAGAACCAGAAATTATATGGTCATACTGTTTCTATTGCTGTGAAAGGGCAGAGCCTTCCTTCTGGCGAAAGCAAGAATGATAGTGCCCTACCTGATCGAGCACAGTTCAACAGAGATGACTTCCCTGTTCAATACGATGCTGCAAAGTTCTTTGTCATTAAATCGTACAGTGAGGATGATATCCACAAGAGTATTAAATACAATGTGTGGGCAAGCACCACCAATGGAAACAAGAAGCTTGATGCTGCTTATCAAGAAGCTCAGTCAAAGGGCTCTGCGTGCCCTATATTCTTGTTTTTCTCG GTGAATACAAGTGGCCAGTTTGTTGGTGTGGCTGAAATGACTGGTGCTGTTGATTTTGAGAAAACCCTTGAGTACTGGCAACAGGACAAGTGGAATGGTTCCTTCTCTCTTAAGTGGCACATTGTCAAGGACGTGCCTAACAATATGCTGAAGCACATCATCCTAGAGAACAATGAGAACAAGCCTGTCACTAATAGCCGTGACACACAAGAG ATACACCTTGAACAAGGCCTTCAGATGCTCAAGATATTCAAGGAGCATGTCAGCAAGACCTCCATCCTGGATGACTTTGCCTTCTATGAAAGCCGGCAGAAGTTGATGCAGGATAAAAGGGCGAAACAGCAGCAGATCCAAAAGCAG GTCTGGGACAGCAGGGCTCCCGTTTCTGTCACAACCGGTGAGCTGCAGGAAGTCGCTAACGGGAAGCCAAAGCCATCTGTACCAAACGGTGTCAACGGAGAGGTGAAGGCTCCTACAGAGAACGTCACTGCTCCCGCTGTTTCCTACGCTGCAAAGGTGGCCCAAACAGCAACCGAGAAGCCCGCCCTCGCCAATGGAGTTGCCAAGACTGGCTAG
- the LOC117837507 gene encoding YTH domain-containing protein ECT4 isoform X3, which yields MAAVTPPPAPAPAAPAPAASAAAATAPAAVPVADQTTDLLQKLSLDSQPKAADATEPAGAKKGAAASQPLSVSIPPERSITPVLQDFMDPNLFYLPAYYYGGYDGSMNEWDDYPRYLNQDGVEIAPAVYGDIYGYGYAPYGAYSPASSPVPTVDGQMFGAQHYQYPTAYFQPPTPVPSTTQGDLQSSVNPEKPAAKTDPAKTTTNSVPNGTAHSNSGTVPLASSHQNSSLTPDGTYRAPLLGGVPSAGYLDTTYGYDSTGAHFAWYDGSAYANGQQRSTTTNHMPTSTFNANGSSARNQTKSSTAPQMQGMQNRRPTATTGSVTPTYPNRMYPSSRPYTQYGNSIKTGLPYGSNGYDSRLYGRWGLGMDNRYRPRGRANGYYGYGNESQDGTIELNRGPRSGRFKNQKLYGHTVSIAVKGQSLPSGESKNDSALPDRAQFNRDDFPVQYDAAKFFVIKSYSEDDIHKSIKYNVWASTTNGNKKLDAAYQEAQSKGSACPIFLFFSVNTSGQFVGVAEMTGAVDFEKTLEYWQQDKWNGSFSLKWHIVKDVPNNMLKHIILENNENKPVTNSRDTQEIHLEQGLQMLKIFKEHVSKTSILDDFAFYESRQKLMQDKRAKQQQIQKQVWDSRAPVSVTTGELQEVANGKPKPSVPNGVNGEVKAPTENVTAPAVSYAAKVAQTATEKPALANGVAKTG from the exons ATggccgccgtcacgccgcccccggccccagcgcccgccgcgccggcgccggccgcttcTGCCGCTGCCGCTACGGCTCCTGCAGCCGTCCCTGTCGCGGATC AAACCACGGATCTGCTGCAGAAGCTGTCGCTGGATTCGCAGCCCAAGGCAGCGGATGCCACAGAGCCTGCCGGTGCCAAGAAG GGTGCTGCAGCGAGCCAGCCGCTGAGCGTGTCGATCCCGCCGGAGCGGTCCATCACGCCGGTGCTTCAAGACTTTATGGATCCCAACCTGTTCTATCTGCCAGCGTATTACTATGGAG GCTACGACGGTTCCATGAACGAGTGGGATGATTATCCTAGATATCTAAATCAAGACGGAGTGGAGATTGCCCCA GCAGTATATGGCGATATTTATGGATATGGGTATGCTCCCTATGGTGCATACTCTCCTGCCAGTTCCCCAGTTCCAACAGTTGATGGCCAGATGTTTGGTGCGCAGCATTATCAGTATCCAACTGCGTATTTTCAACCTCCTACACCAGTTCCTTCTACCACTCAAGGCGACCTCCAGTCTTCTGTCAATCCTGAAAAGCCAGCAGCTAAAACCGATCCTGCCAAGACAACAACAAATAGTGTTCCTAATGGTACTGCTCACAGTAACAGTGGAACTGTACCCCTTGCGTCAAGCCACCAAAATTCATCACTGACGCCTGATGGAACTTATAGGGCACCCTTGCTAGGTGGAGTTCCTTCTGCTGGTTACCTGGACACAACTTATGGTTATGACAGCACAGGAGCACACTTTGCATGGTATGATGGCTCTGCTTATGCAAATGGACAGCAAAGATCAACTACAACTAATCATATGCCGACCTCGACTTTCAATGCTAATGGTTCCTCAGCAAGAAATCAGACAAAGAGCTCCACGGCTCCACAGATG CAGGGTATGCAGAATCGAAGACCTACAGCTACAACCGGATCAGTGACACCTACATATCCAAATAGGATGTACCCTAGCTCCCGGCCTTACACCCAGTATGGGAACTCAATAAAAACTGGTCTTCCTTATGGCAGTAACGGTTATGACTCCAGGTTATATGGTCGATGGGGTCTTGGTATGGACAACAGGTACAGGCCCAGGGGTCGTGCTAATGGATACTATGGTTATGGCAATGAGAGTCAGGATGGAACAATTGAGTTAAACAGAGGTCCTAGATCTGGCCGTTTCAAGAACCAGAAATTATATGGTCATACTGTTTCTATTGCTGTGAAAGGGCAGAGCCTTCCTTCTGGCGAAAGCAAGAATGATAGTGCCCTACCTGATCGAGCACAGTTCAACAGAGATGACTTCCCTGTTCAATACGATGCTGCAAAGTTCTTTGTCATTAAATCGTACAGTGAGGATGATATCCACAAGAGTATTAAATACAATGTGTGGGCAAGCACCACCAATGGAAACAAGAAGCTTGATGCTGCTTATCAAGAAGCTCAGTCAAAGGGCTCTGCGTGCCCTATATTCTTGTTTTTCTCG GTGAATACAAGTGGCCAGTTTGTTGGTGTGGCTGAAATGACTGGTGCTGTTGATTTTGAGAAAACCCTTGAGTACTGGCAACAGGACAAGTGGAATGGTTCCTTCTCTCTTAAGTGGCACATTGTCAAGGACGTGCCTAACAATATGCTGAAGCACATCATCCTAGAGAACAATGAGAACAAGCCTGTCACTAATAGCCGTGACACACAAGAG ATACACCTTGAACAAGGCCTTCAGATGCTCAAGATATTCAAGGAGCATGTCAGCAAGACCTCCATCCTGGATGACTTTGCCTTCTATGAAAGCCGGCAGAAGTTGATGCAGGATAAAAGGGCGAAACAGCAGCAGATCCAAAAGCAG GTCTGGGACAGCAGGGCTCCCGTTTCTGTCACAACCGGTGAGCTGCAGGAAGTCGCTAACGGGAAGCCAAAGCCATCTGTACCAAACGGTGTCAACGGAGAGGTGAAGGCTCCTACAGAGAACGTCACTGCTCCCGCTGTTTCCTACGCTGCAAAGGTGGCCCAAACAGCAACCGAGAAGCCCGCCCTCGCCAATGGAGTTGCCAAGACTGGCTAG
- the LOC117837507 gene encoding YTH domain-containing protein ECT4 isoform X2, with the protein MAAVTPPPAPAPAAPAPAASAAAATAPAAVPVADQTTDLLQKLSLDSQPKAADATEPAGAKKQGAAASQPLSVSIPPERSITPVLQDFMDPNLFYLPAYYYGGYDGSMNEWDDYPRYLNQDGVEIAPAVYGDIYGYGYAPYGAYSPASSPVPTVDGQMFGAQHYQYPTAYFQPPTPVPSTTQGDLQSSVNPEKPAAKTDPAKTTTNSVPNGTAHSNSGTVPLASSHQNSSLTPDGTYRAPLLGGVPSAGYLDTTYGYDSTGAHFAWYDGSAYANGQQRSTTTNHMPTSTFNANGSSARNQTKSSTAPQMGMQNRRPTATTGSVTPTYPNRMYPSSRPYTQYGNSIKTGLPYGSNGYDSRLYGRWGLGMDNRYRPRGRANGYYGYGNESQDGTIELNRGPRSGRFKNQKLYGHTVSIAVKGQSLPSGESKNDSALPDRAQFNRDDFPVQYDAAKFFVIKSYSEDDIHKSIKYNVWASTTNGNKKLDAAYQEAQSKGSACPIFLFFSVNTSGQFVGVAEMTGAVDFEKTLEYWQQDKWNGSFSLKWHIVKDVPNNMLKHIILENNENKPVTNSRDTQEIHLEQGLQMLKIFKEHVSKTSILDDFAFYESRQKLMQDKRAKQQQIQKQVWDSRAPVSVTTGELQEVANGKPKPSVPNGVNGEVKAPTENVTAPAVSYAAKVAQTATEKPALANGVAKTG; encoded by the exons ATggccgccgtcacgccgcccccggccccagcgcccgccgcgccggcgccggccgcttcTGCCGCTGCCGCTACGGCTCCTGCAGCCGTCCCTGTCGCGGATC AAACCACGGATCTGCTGCAGAAGCTGTCGCTGGATTCGCAGCCCAAGGCAGCGGATGCCACAGAGCCTGCCGGTGCCAAGAAG CAGGGTGCTGCAGCGAGCCAGCCGCTGAGCGTGTCGATCCCGCCGGAGCGGTCCATCACGCCGGTGCTTCAAGACTTTATGGATCCCAACCTGTTCTATCTGCCAGCGTATTACTATGGAG GCTACGACGGTTCCATGAACGAGTGGGATGATTATCCTAGATATCTAAATCAAGACGGAGTGGAGATTGCCCCA GCAGTATATGGCGATATTTATGGATATGGGTATGCTCCCTATGGTGCATACTCTCCTGCCAGTTCCCCAGTTCCAACAGTTGATGGCCAGATGTTTGGTGCGCAGCATTATCAGTATCCAACTGCGTATTTTCAACCTCCTACACCAGTTCCTTCTACCACTCAAGGCGACCTCCAGTCTTCTGTCAATCCTGAAAAGCCAGCAGCTAAAACCGATCCTGCCAAGACAACAACAAATAGTGTTCCTAATGGTACTGCTCACAGTAACAGTGGAACTGTACCCCTTGCGTCAAGCCACCAAAATTCATCACTGACGCCTGATGGAACTTATAGGGCACCCTTGCTAGGTGGAGTTCCTTCTGCTGGTTACCTGGACACAACTTATGGTTATGACAGCACAGGAGCACACTTTGCATGGTATGATGGCTCTGCTTATGCAAATGGACAGCAAAGATCAACTACAACTAATCATATGCCGACCTCGACTTTCAATGCTAATGGTTCCTCAGCAAGAAATCAGACAAAGAGCTCCACGGCTCCACAGATG GGTATGCAGAATCGAAGACCTACAGCTACAACCGGATCAGTGACACCTACATATCCAAATAGGATGTACCCTAGCTCCCGGCCTTACACCCAGTATGGGAACTCAATAAAAACTGGTCTTCCTTATGGCAGTAACGGTTATGACTCCAGGTTATATGGTCGATGGGGTCTTGGTATGGACAACAGGTACAGGCCCAGGGGTCGTGCTAATGGATACTATGGTTATGGCAATGAGAGTCAGGATGGAACAATTGAGTTAAACAGAGGTCCTAGATCTGGCCGTTTCAAGAACCAGAAATTATATGGTCATACTGTTTCTATTGCTGTGAAAGGGCAGAGCCTTCCTTCTGGCGAAAGCAAGAATGATAGTGCCCTACCTGATCGAGCACAGTTCAACAGAGATGACTTCCCTGTTCAATACGATGCTGCAAAGTTCTTTGTCATTAAATCGTACAGTGAGGATGATATCCACAAGAGTATTAAATACAATGTGTGGGCAAGCACCACCAATGGAAACAAGAAGCTTGATGCTGCTTATCAAGAAGCTCAGTCAAAGGGCTCTGCGTGCCCTATATTCTTGTTTTTCTCG GTGAATACAAGTGGCCAGTTTGTTGGTGTGGCTGAAATGACTGGTGCTGTTGATTTTGAGAAAACCCTTGAGTACTGGCAACAGGACAAGTGGAATGGTTCCTTCTCTCTTAAGTGGCACATTGTCAAGGACGTGCCTAACAATATGCTGAAGCACATCATCCTAGAGAACAATGAGAACAAGCCTGTCACTAATAGCCGTGACACACAAGAG ATACACCTTGAACAAGGCCTTCAGATGCTCAAGATATTCAAGGAGCATGTCAGCAAGACCTCCATCCTGGATGACTTTGCCTTCTATGAAAGCCGGCAGAAGTTGATGCAGGATAAAAGGGCGAAACAGCAGCAGATCCAAAAGCAG GTCTGGGACAGCAGGGCTCCCGTTTCTGTCACAACCGGTGAGCTGCAGGAAGTCGCTAACGGGAAGCCAAAGCCATCTGTACCAAACGGTGTCAACGGAGAGGTGAAGGCTCCTACAGAGAACGTCACTGCTCCCGCTGTTTCCTACGCTGCAAAGGTGGCCCAAACAGCAACCGAGAAGCCCGCCCTCGCCAATGGAGTTGCCAAGACTGGCTAG
- the LOC117837507 gene encoding YTH domain-containing protein ECT4 isoform X4, whose translation MAAVTPPPAPAPAAPAPAASAAAATAPAAVPVADQTTDLLQKLSLDSQPKAADATEPAGAKKGAAASQPLSVSIPPERSITPVLQDFMDPNLFYLPAYYYGGYDGSMNEWDDYPRYLNQDGVEIAPAVYGDIYGYGYAPYGAYSPASSPVPTVDGQMFGAQHYQYPTAYFQPPTPVPSTTQGDLQSSVNPEKPAAKTDPAKTTTNSVPNGTAHSNSGTVPLASSHQNSSLTPDGTYRAPLLGGVPSAGYLDTTYGYDSTGAHFAWYDGSAYANGQQRSTTTNHMPTSTFNANGSSARNQTKSSTAPQMGMQNRRPTATTGSVTPTYPNRMYPSSRPYTQYGNSIKTGLPYGSNGYDSRLYGRWGLGMDNRYRPRGRANGYYGYGNESQDGTIELNRGPRSGRFKNQKLYGHTVSIAVKGQSLPSGESKNDSALPDRAQFNRDDFPVQYDAAKFFVIKSYSEDDIHKSIKYNVWASTTNGNKKLDAAYQEAQSKGSACPIFLFFSVNTSGQFVGVAEMTGAVDFEKTLEYWQQDKWNGSFSLKWHIVKDVPNNMLKHIILENNENKPVTNSRDTQEIHLEQGLQMLKIFKEHVSKTSILDDFAFYESRQKLMQDKRAKQQQIQKQVWDSRAPVSVTTGELQEVANGKPKPSVPNGVNGEVKAPTENVTAPAVSYAAKVAQTATEKPALANGVAKTG comes from the exons ATggccgccgtcacgccgcccccggccccagcgcccgccgcgccggcgccggccgcttcTGCCGCTGCCGCTACGGCTCCTGCAGCCGTCCCTGTCGCGGATC AAACCACGGATCTGCTGCAGAAGCTGTCGCTGGATTCGCAGCCCAAGGCAGCGGATGCCACAGAGCCTGCCGGTGCCAAGAAG GGTGCTGCAGCGAGCCAGCCGCTGAGCGTGTCGATCCCGCCGGAGCGGTCCATCACGCCGGTGCTTCAAGACTTTATGGATCCCAACCTGTTCTATCTGCCAGCGTATTACTATGGAG GCTACGACGGTTCCATGAACGAGTGGGATGATTATCCTAGATATCTAAATCAAGACGGAGTGGAGATTGCCCCA GCAGTATATGGCGATATTTATGGATATGGGTATGCTCCCTATGGTGCATACTCTCCTGCCAGTTCCCCAGTTCCAACAGTTGATGGCCAGATGTTTGGTGCGCAGCATTATCAGTATCCAACTGCGTATTTTCAACCTCCTACACCAGTTCCTTCTACCACTCAAGGCGACCTCCAGTCTTCTGTCAATCCTGAAAAGCCAGCAGCTAAAACCGATCCTGCCAAGACAACAACAAATAGTGTTCCTAATGGTACTGCTCACAGTAACAGTGGAACTGTACCCCTTGCGTCAAGCCACCAAAATTCATCACTGACGCCTGATGGAACTTATAGGGCACCCTTGCTAGGTGGAGTTCCTTCTGCTGGTTACCTGGACACAACTTATGGTTATGACAGCACAGGAGCACACTTTGCATGGTATGATGGCTCTGCTTATGCAAATGGACAGCAAAGATCAACTACAACTAATCATATGCCGACCTCGACTTTCAATGCTAATGGTTCCTCAGCAAGAAATCAGACAAAGAGCTCCACGGCTCCACAGATG GGTATGCAGAATCGAAGACCTACAGCTACAACCGGATCAGTGACACCTACATATCCAAATAGGATGTACCCTAGCTCCCGGCCTTACACCCAGTATGGGAACTCAATAAAAACTGGTCTTCCTTATGGCAGTAACGGTTATGACTCCAGGTTATATGGTCGATGGGGTCTTGGTATGGACAACAGGTACAGGCCCAGGGGTCGTGCTAATGGATACTATGGTTATGGCAATGAGAGTCAGGATGGAACAATTGAGTTAAACAGAGGTCCTAGATCTGGCCGTTTCAAGAACCAGAAATTATATGGTCATACTGTTTCTATTGCTGTGAAAGGGCAGAGCCTTCCTTCTGGCGAAAGCAAGAATGATAGTGCCCTACCTGATCGAGCACAGTTCAACAGAGATGACTTCCCTGTTCAATACGATGCTGCAAAGTTCTTTGTCATTAAATCGTACAGTGAGGATGATATCCACAAGAGTATTAAATACAATGTGTGGGCAAGCACCACCAATGGAAACAAGAAGCTTGATGCTGCTTATCAAGAAGCTCAGTCAAAGGGCTCTGCGTGCCCTATATTCTTGTTTTTCTCG GTGAATACAAGTGGCCAGTTTGTTGGTGTGGCTGAAATGACTGGTGCTGTTGATTTTGAGAAAACCCTTGAGTACTGGCAACAGGACAAGTGGAATGGTTCCTTCTCTCTTAAGTGGCACATTGTCAAGGACGTGCCTAACAATATGCTGAAGCACATCATCCTAGAGAACAATGAGAACAAGCCTGTCACTAATAGCCGTGACACACAAGAG ATACACCTTGAACAAGGCCTTCAGATGCTCAAGATATTCAAGGAGCATGTCAGCAAGACCTCCATCCTGGATGACTTTGCCTTCTATGAAAGCCGGCAGAAGTTGATGCAGGATAAAAGGGCGAAACAGCAGCAGATCCAAAAGCAG GTCTGGGACAGCAGGGCTCCCGTTTCTGTCACAACCGGTGAGCTGCAGGAAGTCGCTAACGGGAAGCCAAAGCCATCTGTACCAAACGGTGTCAACGGAGAGGTGAAGGCTCCTACAGAGAACGTCACTGCTCCCGCTGTTTCCTACGCTGCAAAGGTGGCCCAAACAGCAACCGAGAAGCCCGCCCTCGCCAATGGAGTTGCCAAGACTGGCTAG
- the LOC117838176 gene encoding photosynthetic NDH subunit of subcomplex B 2, chloroplastic, which yields MAASSILPLHLPACARRATTVTVRAAAASPATAATTATAQSLEESFGRKGLRFVADPAGSGAHTAELSVRNGSSLQLRLGDGLVTSYRPKVYWKDDGCREVLHTVADPGGDPAKVKGGVGLVLNEVSSSGGAQSLIDGSGWAIKDADSDSYDAVQVELGCTKGKLDISYVVTLYPLSMATAVIVRNTGTKPVELTSAVLSHIKFDKRGGTAVEGLRGSPYCSHPPPAAGFSLLTPAEAMKREDPGWFSGGGEEPRQGVWTVEEDMYTTLKKKVSRVYAAPPEERKKRIYNTAPSKFTTIDQYSGLGFRLVRMGFEDMYLCSPGGMYEKFGRDYFLCAGPASMLVPVVVNPGEEWRAAQVIEHDNL from the exons ATGgccgcctcctccatcctccCGCTCCACCTCCCGGCCTGCGCGCGCCGGGCCACCACCGTCAccgtgcgcgccgccgcggcgtccccggcgacggcggcgacgacggccaccGCGCAGTCCCTGGAGGAGTCGTTCGGGCGGAAGGGCCTGAGGTTCGTCGCCGACCCGGCCGGAAGCGGCGCGCACACGGCGGAGCTGAGCGTGCGGAACGGCAGCTCCCTGCAGCTCCGGCTCGGCGACGGCCTCGTCACGTCGTACAGGCCCAAGGTGTACTGGAAGGACGACGGGTGCAGGGAGGTGCTGCACACCGTGGCGGACCCCGGCGGCGACCCCGCCAAGGTCAAGGGCGGCGTCGGGCTCGTGCTCAACGAGGTGTCCTCGTCCGGCGGCGCCCAGTCGCTGATCGATGGCTCCGGCTGGGCCATCAAGGATGCGGATTCCGACTCCTATGATGCAGTTCAG GTTGAGCTGGGGTGTACCAAGGGGAAGCTGGACATCTCGTACGTGGTGACGCTGTACCCTCTGAGCATGGCGACGGCGGTGATCGTCCGGAACACGGGGACCAAGCCGGTGGAGCTGACGAGCGCGGTGCTGAGCCACATCAAGTTCGACAAGCGTGGCGGCACGGCCGTGGAGGGCCTCCGGGGCAGCCCCTACTgctcccacccgccgccggccgccggcttcAGCCTCCTCACCCCGGCCGAGGCCATGAAGCGGGAGGACCCCGGCTggttctccggcggcggcgaggagccccGGCAGGGGGTCTGGACCGTCGAGGAGGACATGTACACCACGCTCAAGAAGAAGGTGAGCCGGGTgtacgccgcgccgccggaggagaggaagaagcgcATCTACAACACGGCGCCGTCCAAGTTCACCACCATCGATCAG TATAGCGGGCTGGGGTTCAGGCTGGTGAGGATGGGGTTCGAGGACATGTACCTGTGCAGCCCTGGAGGCATGTACGAGAAGTTCGGGAGGGACTACTTCTTGTGCGCGGGGCCGGCGTCCATGCTGGTGCCGGTCGTCGTCAACCCCGGCGAGGAGTGGAGGGCGGCGCAGGTCATCGAGCACGACAACCTGTAg